Proteins encoded in a region of the Microbaculum marinisediminis genome:
- a CDS encoding CHAD domain-containing protein has protein sequence MRWRPVASIERRCGVGRLETTTAGRALKAKVDVARAVGKDVRSVMDELLKDAVARLSSRKGNIHEAVHDARKNLKAFRSYLRLLRSLIGEDYRALNVQARDAARTLSGARDSVALHDAIDQVEAYFAHRRKRPNIAVLRKAADAERRQAASDAVIRAASRDVAKLLGPCRETVRAWTLPDDADPYVDGLTTTYKTARRRLQLGLDTRLPVDLHEARKRVIHWRYQMDLFSSLWPRVLKATVRELQDLREDLGQHNDLVLLESRIRAAEGGFEGLETPEPFLDSITVLRARRVHRACYRRALLFCDPPSLVSDHLTTWWTAARTRRDAP, from the coding sequence ATGCGCTGGCGACCCGTGGCCTCGATCGAGCGCCGATGCGGTGTCGGTCGCCTCGAGACAACCACGGCGGGCCGGGCGTTGAAGGCCAAAGTCGACGTCGCGCGCGCGGTCGGCAAGGACGTCCGCAGCGTCATGGACGAGTTGCTCAAGGATGCCGTCGCCCGGCTGTCCTCCAGGAAGGGCAACATCCATGAGGCGGTGCACGACGCCCGCAAGAACCTCAAGGCGTTCCGCAGCTACCTGCGCCTCCTGCGTTCGCTCATCGGCGAGGATTACCGCGCCTTGAACGTCCAGGCCCGCGATGCGGCCCGCACCCTGTCCGGCGCGCGCGACAGCGTGGCGCTGCACGACGCCATCGACCAGGTGGAAGCGTACTTCGCTCATCGGCGCAAACGGCCGAATATCGCGGTTCTCCGCAAGGCCGCCGATGCGGAACGGCGCCAAGCCGCCAGCGACGCCGTCATCCGCGCGGCGTCGCGCGACGTCGCCAAATTGCTCGGGCCGTGCCGCGAGACAGTCCGCGCCTGGACGTTGCCCGACGACGCCGATCCCTATGTCGACGGACTGACCACGACATACAAGACCGCGCGCCGACGGCTGCAGCTTGGTCTCGACACCCGCCTGCCCGTCGATCTGCACGAGGCGCGCAAGCGGGTCATCCACTGGCGATACCAGATGGATCTGTTCTCCAGCCTGTGGCCGCGCGTCCTGAAAGCGACGGTGCGCGAGCTGCAGGACCTGCGCGAGGATCTCGGCCAGCACAACGACCTGGTTCTATTGGAATCGCGCATCCGCGCCGCGGAGGGCGGTTTCGAAGGCCTGGAGACCCCGGAGCCGTTCCTGGACTCGATCACAGTCCTGCGCGCCCGCCGGGTCCATCGGGCCTGCTATCGTCGGGCCCTGCTCTTTTGCGATCCCCCCTCGCTCGTCTCGGACCATCTGACAACGTGGTGGACGGCCGCGCGGACCCGCAGGGACGCGCCGTGA
- a CDS encoding endo alpha-1,4 polygalactosaminidase, which yields MIDRIPPALVPGARVLLLALACLGLSSGARADSSLTWDWILSGRLPSPPPAVDYLDTDAFDTPADFVAAAKANGTTTICYISAGTLENWRPDRGAFRKLDRQQRRRGNPPIIGRKYPDWPGERWLNFARHKVFLPLMVKRMKRCRSKGFDMIEFDNLDGYANRTGFKIRKRHAVRYARALARKAKRVGLVPIQKNATELASRLQRHFGALLLEDCALYDFCGDAAVYRAAGKPVFDAEYPEAWSDEGMPFDLDAVCATTDAADISLIVKSLDLNKSVQRCP from the coding sequence ATGATCGACCGTATCCCGCCTGCCCTCGTCCCGGGGGCCCGCGTTCTCCTGCTTGCCCTGGCGTGCCTTGGCCTTTCGTCCGGGGCCCGCGCCGATTCTTCACTCACCTGGGACTGGATCCTGAGCGGTCGCCTGCCGTCGCCGCCGCCAGCGGTCGACTATCTCGATACCGACGCGTTCGACACGCCGGCGGATTTCGTCGCCGCGGCGAAGGCAAACGGGACGACGACGATCTGCTACATCTCCGCGGGCACGCTTGAAAACTGGCGGCCGGATCGCGGGGCGTTCCGGAAGCTCGATCGCCAGCAGCGCCGCAGGGGCAATCCCCCCATCATCGGCAGGAAGTACCCAGACTGGCCGGGCGAGCGCTGGCTGAATTTCGCCCGCCACAAGGTGTTCCTGCCGCTGATGGTCAAGCGCATGAAGCGCTGCCGGTCCAAGGGCTTCGACATGATCGAGTTCGACAATCTCGACGGCTATGCCAACCGTACCGGGTTCAAGATCCGCAAGCGTCATGCGGTCCGCTATGCGCGCGCCCTTGCCCGCAAGGCCAAGCGTGTCGGCCTCGTACCGATCCAAAAGAACGCAACCGAACTTGCCAGCAGGCTACAGCGCCATTTCGGCGCCCTGCTTCTGGAAGATTGCGCGCTGTATGATTTCTGCGGCGACGCGGCCGTCTATCGCGCCGCCGGCAAGCCGGTCTTCGACGCCGAATACCCCGAAGCCTGGTCGGACGAGGGAATGCCGTTCGACCTGGACGCGGTCTGCGCCACGACGGACGCGGCCGACATCTCGCTGATCGTCAAGTCCCTCGATCTCAACAAGAGCGTCCAACGATGCCCCTAG
- a CDS encoding DUF3775 domain-containing protein, whose translation MAPDPASMPELSISAETVCFLIVKAREFDAKDQVSEPDPGSNAADDHMISVLEDHGDDPSVQEITQTIDALDVDEQVDLVTLAWLGRGDYTVADWAELRDEAAGAHNNRTASYLLGMPLLPDHLEEGLSMLGMSCEEFEMGRL comes from the coding sequence ATGGCCCCTGATCCAGCTTCGATGCCAGAACTGTCGATCTCGGCGGAAACCGTCTGTTTCCTGATCGTGAAGGCGCGCGAGTTCGACGCGAAGGATCAGGTCAGCGAACCCGATCCGGGATCTAATGCCGCCGACGACCACATGATCTCGGTGCTCGAGGACCACGGCGACGACCCGAGCGTCCAGGAGATCACGCAGACGATCGACGCGCTCGACGTCGACGAGCAGGTCGATCTGGTCACGCTCGCCTGGCTCGGGCGCGGCGACTACACGGTGGCCGATTGGGCCGAATTGCGCGACGAGGCCGCCGGCGCCCACAACAACCGGACCGCGTCCTACCTGCTCGGCATGCCGCTGCTGCCGGACCACCTCGAAGAGGGCCTGTCGATGCTCGGCATGTCCTGCGAGGAATTCGAGATGGGACGGCTCTAG
- a CDS encoding protoglobin domain-containing protein, whose product MESSTGIAFLDFTEKDRKWLHEAYDVVGPRLDTILDEFYSALDKIGSGPEAYGVRREDLKKRQKGHWHQMFQGNFDECYENTARRIAIRHLEIGLPQDLYVLSYLKILSLLSGAICGIPGEDRAHSAEMVEAVTKAIAIDMMHAMAPYSAEVL is encoded by the coding sequence ATGGAGTCTTCTACCGGCATCGCGTTTCTCGATTTCACCGAAAAAGACCGCAAGTGGCTGCATGAAGCGTATGACGTCGTTGGACCGCGGCTCGATACCATCCTCGACGAATTTTACAGCGCCCTCGACAAAATCGGCTCCGGACCGGAAGCCTATGGCGTGCGGCGCGAAGACCTGAAGAAGCGGCAGAAAGGCCACTGGCACCAGATGTTCCAGGGCAATTTCGACGAGTGCTACGAGAACACGGCGCGCCGGATTGCCATCCGGCACCTGGAAATCGGCCTGCCGCAAGACCTCTACGTCCTGTCCTATCTGAAGATCCTGTCGCTCCTGAGCGGCGCGATCTGCGGTATCCCGGGCGAAGATCGGGCGCATTCGGCCGAGATGGTCGAGGCGGTAACGAAAGCGATCGCCATCGACATGATGCATGCGATGGCGCCCTACAGCGCCGAGGTCCTGTAG
- a CDS encoding GMC family oxidoreductase, whose translation MPVDPSSASSIGTFDYIIVGAGSAGCVLANRLSADPRNRVLVLEGGGLDNWIWFHIPVGYLFAIGNPRSDWMFRTAEEPGLNARSLAYPRGKVIGGCSAINAMIYMRGQSADYDGWRQLGLTGWGWDDVLPYFLKHEDHVDPPNGMHRSGGEWRVEHPRVHWEILDRIRDAAEQAGIAKVDDFNSGDNEGCAYFHVNQKTGRRWSAARGFLKPVLKRQNLRLETGVTVDRVLFGGRTAVGVTFVKDGRRLVARADGEVILSAGAVASPVILESSGIGDGDRLKAQGIAPVHHLPGVGENLQDHLQIRPIYKVRGIETLNDIYANPVRRGLMALDYALRRKGPLTMAPSQMGAFTRSSPDYATANIEFHFQPLSLDAWGEGLHPFPAFTASVCNLRPSSRGSVHLKRGGEGAAPDIRPNYLSTDEDRRVAVDGLRMARRIVAQPALRPYSPEEYKPGAHVEADEDLVTAAGDLGTTIFHPVGTAKMGVDTDPMAVLDERLRVRGVAGLRVIDASAMPRITSGNTNSPTMMIAEKGAEMIARDSKG comes from the coding sequence TTGCCCGTTGACCCATCGAGTGCGTCGTCCATCGGCACCTTCGATTACATCATCGTCGGTGCCGGGTCCGCCGGCTGCGTGCTGGCCAATCGCCTGTCCGCCGATCCGCGCAACCGCGTTCTGGTGCTCGAGGGCGGCGGACTCGACAACTGGATCTGGTTCCATATCCCCGTCGGCTACCTGTTCGCCATCGGCAATCCGCGCTCCGACTGGATGTTCCGGACCGCCGAGGAGCCCGGCCTCAACGCCCGCTCGCTGGCCTATCCGCGCGGCAAGGTGATCGGCGGCTGTTCGGCGATCAACGCGATGATCTATATGCGTGGACAGTCGGCTGACTACGACGGCTGGCGCCAGCTGGGGCTGACCGGCTGGGGCTGGGACGATGTGCTTCCCTATTTCCTGAAGCACGAGGACCATGTCGATCCGCCCAACGGCATGCATCGGTCCGGCGGCGAATGGCGTGTCGAGCATCCGCGGGTGCACTGGGAAATCCTGGACCGGATCCGGGACGCGGCGGAACAGGCTGGGATCGCAAAGGTCGACGACTTCAATTCGGGTGACAACGAGGGCTGCGCCTATTTCCATGTGAACCAGAAGACGGGCCGGCGCTGGAGCGCGGCCCGCGGCTTTCTCAAGCCGGTCCTCAAGCGCCAGAACCTGCGGCTGGAAACGGGGGTGACGGTCGACCGCGTGCTGTTCGGGGGCAGGACGGCGGTCGGGGTCACGTTCGTGAAGGACGGCAGGCGCCTGGTCGCCCGCGCCGACGGGGAGGTGATCCTGTCGGCGGGCGCGGTCGCCTCGCCGGTGATCCTGGAGTCTTCGGGTATAGGCGATGGCGATCGGCTGAAGGCGCAGGGCATCGCGCCGGTCCACCATCTGCCCGGGGTGGGCGAGAACCTGCAGGATCACCTTCAGATCCGGCCGATCTACAAGGTGCGTGGCATCGAGACCCTGAACGACATCTACGCCAATCCGGTCCGGCGCGGGCTGATGGCGCTCGACTACGCTCTGCGCCGCAAGGGGCCGCTGACGATGGCACCCTCGCAGATGGGCGCCTTCACCAGATCGTCGCCCGACTACGCCACCGCCAATATCGAGTTCCACTTCCAGCCGCTGTCGCTGGATGCCTGGGGCGAGGGATTGCACCCGTTCCCCGCCTTCACCGCGAGCGTCTGCAACCTGCGCCCGTCGAGCCGCGGCAGCGTCCATCTGAAGCGGGGCGGGGAGGGTGCCGCCCCCGACATCCGGCCGAACTATCTGTCGACCGACGAGGACCGGCGTGTCGCCGTCGACGGATTGCGCATGGCCCGCAGGATCGTCGCGCAGCCGGCGCTGCGGCCATATAGCCCGGAGGAATACAAGCCCGGCGCCCATGTCGAGGCCGACGAGGATCTGGTCACCGCCGCCGGCGATCTCGGCACCACGATCTTCCATCCGGTCGGCACCGCCAAGATGGGTGTCGACACCGACCCGATGGCGGTTCTCGACGAGCGCCTGCGGGTGCGCGGCGTCGCGGGCCTGCGCGTTATCGACGCTTCGGCGATGCCCCGTATCACATCGGGCAATACCAATTCGCCGACGATGATGATCGCCGAGAAGGGCGCAGAGATGATCGCCCGGGACTCGAAGGGCTAA
- a CDS encoding NAD(P)H-dependent flavin oxidoreductase, with protein MPLPKSFEGRLAVPAIAAPMFLVSGPDLVVETCRAGIVGTFPALNQRTSEGYADWLRVIEERLATADCGDRPGPAPYGVNLIVHRSNTRVEADLKITVEHKVPLVITSLGAVRDVVDAVHAYGGLVFHDVINLRHAEKAAEAGVDGIIAVCAGAGGHAGTMSPFALVPEIKRMFDGTVILSGALSTGAHVAAARMIGADMGYFGTRFIATKESMAPEVYQQMLLDARAADIVYTPSISGVNANFLRPSIEAAGLDPDNLPPPGEIEVGQHEFRAWKNIWSAGQGVGLIHDIPSAADLCAQLASDYREAMGRTG; from the coding sequence ATGCCATTGCCGAAATCCTTCGAGGGGCGCCTCGCCGTCCCCGCCATCGCCGCGCCGATGTTTCTGGTTTCCGGCCCCGACCTCGTGGTCGAGACCTGCCGGGCAGGGATCGTCGGAACCTTTCCGGCGCTCAACCAGCGCACCAGCGAAGGTTACGCGGACTGGCTCAGAGTGATCGAGGAGCGGCTGGCAACGGCGGATTGCGGCGACCGGCCGGGCCCGGCCCCCTACGGCGTGAACCTGATCGTCCACCGATCGAACACGCGGGTGGAAGCGGATCTGAAGATCACCGTCGAGCACAAGGTGCCGCTGGTGATCACCTCGCTCGGGGCGGTACGCGACGTGGTCGACGCGGTCCACGCGTATGGCGGTCTCGTGTTCCACGACGTCATCAATCTGCGCCACGCCGAGAAGGCGGCGGAGGCCGGCGTCGACGGTATCATCGCGGTGTGCGCGGGGGCCGGCGGCCACGCGGGGACGATGAGCCCCTTCGCCCTGGTGCCGGAGATCAAGCGCATGTTCGACGGCACGGTGATCCTGTCCGGCGCCCTGTCGACAGGCGCCCATGTCGCCGCCGCGCGCATGATCGGCGCGGACATGGGCTATTTCGGCACGCGCTTCATCGCGACGAAGGAGAGCATGGCGCCCGAGGTCTACCAGCAGATGCTGCTGGACGCCCGCGCCGCCGACATCGTCTACACGCCGTCGATCAGCGGTGTGAACGCCAACTTCCTGCGCCCGAGCATAGAGGCGGCCGGGCTCGATCCCGACAACCTGCCGCCGCCCGGCGAAATCGAGGTCGGCCAGCACGAGTTCCGGGCCTGGAAGAACATCTGGTCGGCCGGCCAGGGCGTGGGGCTGATCCACGACATTCCCTCGGCCGCCGATCTGTGCGCACAGCTTGCCAGCGACTACCGGGAGGCAATGGGCCGGACCGGCTAG
- a CDS encoding DUF2189 domain-containing protein, which translates to MAAEPAEAGDVATARKAVPTINTITLADVGASLGDGLRDLQRAPACGIAIGAFYAVGGMVIYLLTSWAGLFYLTYPMAAGFALLGPFAAIALYEVSRRLETGEPRSLGRVFGVVTGAGGRSLGWMPMLNLFVFFIWIDVAAAIYLGFFGLRRFDLVSLVTEALTTPHGLLFLVIGNAIGAVFAVLVFTTTVVGYPLLLDRDTDFVTAIVTSWKAVRANPLPMLSYGMIVGVLTFLAILPALLGLIIVLPVLGHATWHLYRRVVSWPEP; encoded by the coding sequence GTGGCAGCCGAGCCCGCGGAAGCGGGCGATGTGGCGACGGCACGCAAGGCCGTGCCGACCATCAACACAATAACCCTTGCCGATGTCGGGGCATCGCTCGGCGATGGACTGCGCGACCTGCAGCGGGCGCCCGCCTGCGGCATTGCCATCGGTGCGTTCTACGCTGTCGGCGGAATGGTGATCTATCTGCTCACCAGTTGGGCCGGGCTGTTCTACCTGACCTATCCTATGGCGGCAGGCTTTGCGCTTCTGGGCCCTTTCGCCGCGATCGCGCTCTACGAGGTCAGTCGTCGGCTGGAGACGGGCGAGCCGCGATCGCTCGGCCGGGTCTTCGGTGTCGTCACGGGGGCGGGGGGGCGCAGCCTCGGCTGGATGCCGATGCTCAACCTGTTCGTGTTCTTCATCTGGATCGACGTGGCCGCCGCGATCTATCTCGGTTTCTTCGGCCTGCGCCGGTTCGATCTGGTGAGTCTCGTCACCGAGGCGCTGACCACGCCGCACGGTCTGCTCTTCCTCGTGATCGGCAACGCTATCGGGGCGGTTTTCGCGGTGCTCGTGTTCACGACGACCGTGGTCGGCTATCCGCTGCTCCTCGATCGCGACACCGACTTCGTCACAGCCATCGTCACCAGCTGGAAGGCGGTTCGCGCCAACCCGCTGCCGATGCTGTCCTATGGCATGATCGTCGGGGTGCTGACCTTTCTCGCAATCCTGCCGGCCTTGCTCGGCCTGATCATCGTCCTTCCCGTCCTCGGCCATGCTACCTGGCACCTCTACCGGCGCGTGGTGAGCTGGCCCGAGCCCTGA
- a CDS encoding L,D-transpeptidase, which translates to MLTRRSLLRAGGVMAATGLSGGLAGCMTPTADSAASLSPIAPTMPLYYAAVNDEQFPIEAVPANVVPKRYWRQRVPDPTGEAPGTIVVDPDAFYLHFVEPSGTAMRYGIGVGKAGFEWAGEAKVQYKRRWPKWTPPAEMIAREPELEQYSAANGSYPPGPTNPLGARALYLFQNGEDTLYRIHGSPEAWTIGKAVSSGCIRLLNQDIIDLHDRVPNGARVVVRTSQTPGALA; encoded by the coding sequence ATGTTGACACGTCGCAGCCTGCTCAGGGCTGGCGGGGTCATGGCGGCAACGGGCCTTTCCGGCGGGCTTGCCGGCTGCATGACCCCTACCGCGGATTCCGCAGCTTCTCTCAGTCCCATCGCCCCGACGATGCCGCTCTACTATGCCGCGGTGAACGACGAACAGTTTCCGATCGAGGCCGTTCCGGCCAACGTCGTCCCGAAGCGCTACTGGCGCCAGCGGGTTCCCGATCCGACCGGTGAAGCACCGGGCACCATCGTCGTCGATCCGGACGCGTTCTATCTGCATTTCGTCGAGCCGAGCGGCACGGCGATGCGCTACGGCATCGGCGTCGGCAAGGCGGGGTTCGAGTGGGCCGGCGAGGCCAAGGTCCAGTACAAGCGGCGCTGGCCGAAATGGACGCCCCCCGCCGAGATGATCGCGCGCGAGCCCGAGCTCGAGCAGTATTCCGCTGCGAACGGCAGCTATCCGCCCGGGCCGACGAATCCGCTGGGCGCCCGTGCGCTCTATCTGTTCCAGAACGGCGAGGACACGCTCTACCGGATCCACGGCTCGCCGGAAGCGTGGACCATCGGCAAGGCGGTCTCGTCGGGATGCATCCGGCTGCTCAACCAGGACATCATCGACCTCCACGACCGCGTGCCGAACGGCGCGCGCGTGGTCGTACGGACCTCGCAGACGCCGGGCGCGCTGGCATGA